The Nerophis lumbriciformis linkage group LG04, RoL_Nlum_v2.1, whole genome shotgun sequence genome contains the following window.
tgcattcaaaaggtgtaacttgtacattatatttattcattgcacacagactgatgcattcaaatgtttatttcatttaattttgatgatttgaagtggcaacaaatgaaaatccaaaattccgtgtgtcacaaaattagaatattacttaaggctaatacaaaaaagggatttttagaaatgttggccaactgaaaagtatgaaaatgaaaaatatgagcatgtacaatactcaatacttggttggagctccttttgcctcaattactgcgttaatgcggcatggcatggagtcgatgagtttctggcactgctcaggtgttatgagagcccaggttgctctgatagtggccttcaactcttctgcgtttttgggtctggcattctgcatcttccttttcacaataccccacagattttctatggggctaaggtcaggggagttggcgggccaatttagaacagaaataccatggtccgtaaaccaggcacgggtagattttgcgctgtgtgcaggcgccaagtcctgttggaacttgaaatctccatctccatagagcaggtcagcagcaggaagcatggagTGCTctgaaacttgctggtagacggctgcgttgaccctggatctcaggaaacagagtggaccgacaccagcagatgacatggcaccccaaaccatcactgatggtggaaactttacactagacttcaggcaacgtggatcctgtgcctctcctgtcttcctccagactctgggacctcgatttccaaaggaaatgcaaaatttgcatggttgggtgatggtttggggtgccatgtcatctgctggtgtcggtccactctgtttcctgagatccagggtcaacgcagccgtctaccagcaagttttagagcacttcatgcttcctgctgctgacctgctctatggagatggagatttcaagttccaacaggacatggcgcctgcacacagcgcaaaatctacccgtgcctggtttacggaccatggcatttctgttctaaattggcccgccaactcccctgaccttagccccatagaaaatctgtggggtattgtgaaaaggaagatgcagaatgccagacccaaaaacgcagaagagttgaaggccactatcagagcaacctgggctctcataacacctgagcagtgccagaaactcatcgactccatgccacgccgcattaacgcagtaattgaggcaaaaggagctccaaccaagtattgagtattgtacatgctcatatttttcattttcatacttttcagttggccaacatttctaaaaatcccttttttgtattagccttaagtaatattctaattttgtgacacacggaattttggattttcatttgttgccacttcaaatcatcaaaattaaatgaaataaacatttgaatgcatcagtctgtgtgcaatgaataaatataatgtacaagttacaccttttgaatgcaattactgaaataaatcaagtttttcaaaatattctaatttactggcttttacctgtatgtatacttttgacccagcacattttcagtcgacccataataaattcataaaagatccaaacttcatgaatgttttttttgcgaccaacaagtatgtgctccaatcactctatcacaaaaaaataagagttgtagaaataactggaaactcaagacggccatgacattatgttctttacaagggtatgtcaacttttgaccacgactgcataCCCGCAGATTGTATATATCAAGCGAGCACATCCCACATGCTCTGTTAATCATTGCAGCTGttctgtgtgtttttttcttaatattgAAGTTGTGGTTCTGTGTACATTGTTACTCATGTTGTGTACTTGCCCACCCCGCAGTGCAGCCAAAGCTAAAGTCCAGAGTGTGATGGAGGCGGTGATGGACTATGTGGGCGCCTACTATGAAGACCACGTCCAGCCGGTGACCGACAGCTACAGCGAATGGGCCTCAGGGATCCAGCATTCTTTGAGGGAAAAGATGCAACACACCTTTATGCCCTTTATGGCTACCAACACGACTGCCGCATGATTGTATCGCACAATAAATGTAACATCTACAAGTCGGTTGTCTTTTTTTCCATCTGTGCATTACAAAAACCcaaaatgtttaaaggggaacattatcaccagacctaccgtattttccgcaccataaggcgccctgggttataagccgcgccttcaatgaacggcatatttcaaaactttgtccacctataagccgccccgtgttataagccgcatctaactgcgctaaaggaatgtcaaaaaaacagtcagataggtcagtcaaactttaataatatattaaaaaccagcgtgatgtgggcgcgcatggagtcgtatatcaacatggacggagctgcgtgaaaaaagccacccggcctcttcgcgtaaacttaccttaaccactcgctcatcttttcttcatccatccatcctttcgagttagcttttatgatgacgccggctagaaaggtctcttttggcaaggtcttccttttgaatatcaccatgggtggaagtttctggccattagcatggcaagctagaaccacagtgaaggatgacttctcattccctgtggtgcgaatattcaccgtacgtgctcccgttgtatccacagtgcggttcacaggaatatcaaaagtcagtggaacctcgtccatgttgataatgttctctggccggatctttttttcagctatcttgtttttacaatatgcacggaaagtagccagcttttcttgaaagtctttaggcagttgctgtgaaatagtagtccgtgtgcggatggagagattgcgtcttttcatgaaccggaaacctgtcgcttagtaggagccattttgtggtctttacagatgtaaacacacaaaggaaatgaaacgtacggtaatatccgcgcgctttttcttcttctacgcgggcgggtggttgcttacagtagaagaagaagcgcttcctgttctatgggggcgggtgcttaccttggcggttgcttgcgtagaagaagaagcacttcctcttctacggggaaaaaagatggcggctgtttaccgtagttgcgagaccgaaactttatgaaaatgaatcttaatattaatccatatataaagcgcaccgggttataagccgcactgtcagcttttgagtaaatttgtggtttttaggtgcggctaatagtgcggaaaatacggtatgtaagcgtcaatatataccttgatgttgcagaaaaaagaccatatatttttttaaccgatttccgaactctaaatgggtgaattttggcgaattaaatgcctttctaatattccggagcgatgacgtcacaacgtggcgtcacatcgggaagcaatccgccattttctcaaacaccgagtcaaatcagctctgttattttccgttttttcgactgtttcccgtaccttggagacatcatgcctcgtcggtgtgttgtcggcagaggtgggtagtaacgcgctacatttactccgttacatctacttgagtaacttttgggataaattgtacttctaagagtagttttaatgcaacatacttttacttttacttgagtatatttatagagaagaaacgctacttttactccgctacttttatctacattcagctcgctactcgctactaatttttatcgatctgttaatgcacgctttgtttgttttggtctgtcagacagaccttcatagtgcctgcgttttaccaaatgcagtcactggtgacgttcactctgttccaccaatcagatgcagtcactggtgacgttggaccaatcaaacagagccaggggtcacatgacctgacttaaacaagttgaaaaacgtattcgggtgttaccatttagtggtcaattgtatggaatatgtactgtactgtgcaatctactaataaaagttccaatcaatcaatcaaaagtgtgaaggaaaaaaaaaaccttttttatttcaaccgtacattccgtcaaaagcctaaagactgactgcacagttcctgtcttcacaataaaagtgccgctccatcgcgcctgcgctttcaaaataggagtctccgaaagcctgcgcaaacaagctagcaagctacggagtttgccgccaatgtgtttcttgtaaagtgtataaaaagaaatatggaagctggacaaataagaagccaaaaaccaaccactttcatgtggtattagacagaaggaggaactttttttctcctccatttgaaaacgtggacgttatcatcactactgtctgattacaattattgcaagtaatcagaatcaggtaatacaccaacttatattcttgttttcatgaaagaaaggaatctatatgtgttaaacatgcatgtatattcattaaaacacctttaacatgtaaacaaaaacggcaaaatgaacaaatataaattatatactgtatatatcaatgtatatatatatgtgtgtgtatatatatatatatatatatatatatatatatgtgtgtgtatacatatatatgtgtgtgtgtatatatatatatatatatatatatatatatatatatatatatatatatgtgtatatatgtatatatatatatatatatgtatatatatgtgcatatatatatatatgtatatatatatatatatatatatatatatatatatatatatatatatatatatatatatatatatatatatatatatatatatatatatatatgtatgtgtgtatatgctactcatcagttactcagtacttgagtagttttttcacaacatactttttacttttactcaagtaaatatttgggtgactactccttacttttacttgagtaataaatctctaaagtaacagtactcttacttgagtacaatttctggctactctacccacctctggttgtcggagggtgtaacaccatgaacagggacggattcaagttgcaccggtggcccaaagatgcgaaagtggcaagaaattggacgtttgttccgcacactttatcgacgaaagctacgctacgacagagatggcaagaatgtgtggatatcctgcgacactcaaagcagatgcatttccaacgataaagtcaaagaaatctgccgccagacccccattgaatctgccggagtgtgtgagcaattcagggacaaagggcctcggtagcacggcaagcaatggcggcagtaaaccccctatcgaccctagcttccctggcctgctgacatcaactccaaaactggacagatcagctttcggggaaaagagcgcagatgagggtatgtctacagaatatattaattgatgaaaactgggctgtctgcactctcaaagtgcatgttgttgccaaatgtatttcatatgctgtaaacctagttcatagttgttagtttcctttaatgccaaacaaacacataccaatcgttggttagaaggcgatcgccgaattcgtcctcgctttctcccgtgtcgttttcgtcggtttcgcttgcatacggttcaaaccgatatggctcaatagcttcagttt
Protein-coding sequences here:
- the apoc4 gene encoding apolipoprotein C-IV, translating into MCLHVITLILLIQACGPLWAQTPVPGQPDSAGILHGLKETARAAKAKVQSVMEAVMDYVGAYYEDHVQPVTDSYSEWASGIQHSLREKMQHTFMPFMATNTTAA